A single genomic interval of Caretta caretta isolate rCarCar2 chromosome 23, rCarCar1.hap1, whole genome shotgun sequence harbors:
- the RPL18 gene encoding large ribosomal subunit protein eL18, whose protein sequence is MGVDIRHNKDRKVRRTEPKSQDIYLRLLVKLYRFLARRTSSRFNKVVLKRLFMSRTNRPPLALSRMIRKMKLPGRDNKTAVVVGTITDDIRIHNIPKLKVCALRVTQGARSRILKAGGQIMTFDQLAMAAPKGQGTVLLSGPRKGREVYRHFGKAPGTPHSHTKPYVRSKGRKFERARGRRASRGYKN, encoded by the exons ATG GGTGTCGATATCCGACACAACAAGGACCGCAAGGTTCGCCGCACGGAGCCCAAGAGCCAGGATATCTACCTGCGCCTGCTGGTCAAG TTGTACCGCTTCCTGGCGCGCCGCACCAGCTCCCGCTTCAACAAGGTCGTCCTGAAACGCCTCTTCATGAGCCGCACCAACCGCCCGCCACTCGCCCTCTCCCGCATG atcCGCAAGATGAAGCTCCCAGGGCGGGATAACAAGACGGCCGTGGTGGTGGGAACCATCACCGACGACATCCGCATCCACAACATCCCTAAGCTGAAG GTCTGTGCCCTGCGGGTGACCCAAGGAGCCCGCAGTCGCATCCTGAAGGCGGGGGGTCAGATCATGACCTTTGACCAGCTGGCCATGGCAGCCCCCAAGGGCCAGGGCACCGTGCTGCTCTCAG GGCCCAGGAAGGGACGCGAGGTGTACCGGCACTTTGGCAAGGCCCCCGGCACCCCCCACAGTCACACCAA gcccTACGTGCGCTCCAAGGGGCGGAAGTTCGAGCGGGCCCGGGGCCGCCGCGCCAGCCGGGGCTACAAGAACTAA